The genomic DNA TCATATAATTTTTAGGATGTAAATAGTTACTACTCCATTTAAAATTATTTTCCCCCATTTCTAAGTACTTTTTATCTTTCAAAAGACAAGCTATTTTTTCTGGGAGTTCTTCATACGAAGAACGTGATGATAGCCTTTCATAGTTAACATGCTCTTTAAAATTCTCAATACAAATATTCAACGGTGTTGAAACTACGGCTCTTCCATACAACAAATATTCACCTATTTTCCAACCTGGTGTATTTTTCAAACCATCATCAGCAACACCTATATTATACCTAGATAATTCTTTAAGATACTTTTTTTTATCTGATTTACCTGGAGAAAGTAATAAATCTGGCGCCATTTTACTCGATAGCTCATCACTATAAAGACCTACTGAGGCATTTTTAAACTCTTTCTTTATAATTCTACAAGCATTTATTCTAAACTCATTTTGCACCGCCCTTCTCTCCTTCTCTTCTTCATCTGGGTTATTATCTGGATTCCATAACCTAGTATAGTACAATATATTACCTCCATAATCCGAAACATTTTTTGGATATCTTCTAATATCTAATATACCGTGTCCAGAATTAGTAAATAATCCTAATATATCTAAAGCTCTAACGACTTCTGTTTTATTAAACTTATGAAACAATAAATCCTTATTAAGTTTAAATAAAAGAAGATAACTTTTATAAGCCATAGGAACATTGAAGTTTAAAGGATATACATTATTAGTCCTATCTGTTTCAAGTAAAGAGCGTTTAAAATAAAAATCGTAGTTGCTTGGCAATCCAATAAACTTAGTATCATCTGAGTAATCAAACAAAATTGATTTGTTACTTATCGTTAACAAAGCTGTATTATGGCTCACCTTTGAGTTACGCACAATATTTAAATCTAGTTTATTGGCTTTGGAATAATAAAAACAAGAATAAACCAAGTGTGTTAAATGATGCGTCCATATCGATAACTCCAATTTCATATAATTTACTTTTAAATAAAGTCCCTTTTTTTATATTTAGATTTTTGTCAATTCTATTTTAAATAGAAAACTAAATTTTCATCTTTTTTAGTCATACGGAAATTAAACTTCGAAATTGCACTAAAAAAAGATTTAGAAGCGCCTTCTCGCAAACCATCATGTAACTCGATGATCAAAACCTTTGTCCTTTGCATCCAATACTCGTAATCCTCTTCAAATAACTCTTTTTCCGATCCTTCAATATCAATTTTAAGAATATCAATTTGCTTAATATCATAATCGTCCATAATATTCTTGATAGATATTGCTGGAATAGTATCTTCATTTTTATAATCTACTTCTTCAACCGTGAAATCCCAATTAGCAGAGTTACTTTTAATTTTAAGATTTGTAGATTTATTCCAAATACCGCTATTAATACAAAAAACATTATTATAATTTTTAGTGTTTTTTTCTAACAATTCAAAATTTGATTGCTCTGGTTCTATGGCTATTATCTTGGCATCGGGAAATTTATTTTTAAAAAAAACAGATGATAAACCGATATTAGCCCCACAATCTATAATTATTTTGGGGTCGATGTAATAATTTAAATTATAACTTTTAGCAAGAAAAACTTGATAGAACACCCCAATATCACTTGTATTGTTTCTTAATAAAACAGGAGAATTATGTTTAGGTAAAGTAATATTGAAAAATTTTAAAGATTTAATATTTCTTTTAAATAAAAGCATCATTCCTTGAACTCCTAAAGCTTTATAATGGGTAATTATTTTAAATGGAAGATTCAATATTTTTAACATTATACTCTGTTTTATAAACCGGATAACACTTGATTACTCAAAATGTTTACAATTCATGAATAGTTTAATTAAGCTTTAATATTAGGTTTGCTAAATATAAGAGAAAACCATCCAATTATACGACCTAGGCTTTCACTTAATGCTGATTTTTTCTGATTTGTATTAACAATATTACTTAATCGAACAACTGTTAACAAAAAAGCAGTCGCATGCCATTTAATTCTTGCTTTAAATACTGGATTTGGATATTTTACTCTCCAAATATACCAACCATTTCTAATCACCATTTTTCCATATTTAAATTTATTTGGCCGTCCTGAATCATCATGATAATGGTATAATTGCGCTGAAGTATTTACATATAGCTTACCAATTTTGGCAAGACGCAAACTAAAATCAGCATCTTCATAAAGTCCATAACCTTCAAAGTATGTTGAAAAGGATAGATTACTAAATACTTCTTTTTTATAACTAGAAACGCCTCCCATGATCTGTTCAACTTGATAAATTTCTCTTGAAGGTGGTAAAAATCCAATTGACCTTCCATGAGAAAAAGTTGGTAAAAAACCTGGAGCTGCATCAGGTTGTAAACCAAATTTATATCTTAATTTAAAACGGGAAGGTTCGTTACGCATCCATCCATCATAATAAAATTTATTAGGATTTATTGTTTCTGATGCTTTTTCCCAAACTACTTCATTAATAATATACCCGCCAACTGCTAAAGCATCTGTGCATAGGCTATAGGTTTTTATTAAATTTTCAAAGTAATCTGGTGTTAAGATAATATCATCATCTAAAAAACATATAATTTCTGACTCATCTGAAACTAAATTAATGCCATAATTACGCTGCTTGGTTAATCCTCTATTCTTTTCATCAACTTTATGGTACTTTAAATTTTCAAACTTATTGATCTCTAATGCTTGTTTTGTTTTATCATTTAAAGAACCATCGATAATTAATATTTCATTGGGATATAAAGTTTGTTCCTTTATCGAAAATAACAATTTCAATAGAGGTTCATCTCGCATGTAAGTACATATAATTAATGTAAACTTCATTTCTCCATTTCTTTTAATTTATTAGCCCAAATCTCACTTACACGCCATTGTTTTTTATACCTAGAGAGGTACTTAATGGGGTTTTTAATATTTTGACTTTTATAAAATTGTAAAAACAAAGTTGTTTTATAACCTAACAATTGCCATTTGGTAGTATTTTCCAGCTTGTTCAACATAACTGTAGGCGATGGCTTTGGTTGTAAAACATCATTATTCCATGGATAATTAATCTTTGATCTGAACCCTCCAATAGGTGCTTTTATGTGAATTATTTCTGGTTCTGGTAAATATATAACGTCTGTACCTTTATTTCTTAGTTGCATACCAAAATCTATGTCTTCTCCAAAACCAAATTCATATTTCATATCAAATAACATATCCTTTAAGCAACTTCTTTTCACAAAACTACACCCAGATCCAAAAGCGATCCACTGCATCGTTTTATCAAGTTTTTTAATATCATTTTCTCTCAAACAACTTAAAGTAACCGCTTGGAACCGCAACCGATTCATAGTTTTTAAAGTGGTCTCAATAAAGCTTGGTTTTACTCTAATATCATCATCTGCAAAAAACACATAATCTGAACTTACATGCTCCAATGCTAAGTTTCTTGCATTACAAGCTCCAGTTTGATGAATAAATTTGTGGATTATTTTAAATGCCCACGTTTTATTGGAAATAAAACCTAAATCAGATTTACTATTTGTGTCTCCGTTTTGTTCTACAATAATAACTTGATTTGGTATTTGTGATTGATTTGATAAATCCGTTAAAAAATTATAAACATGTTCTTTTCTGCCTAGTGTTGGAATAATTATATCTACTGTAGAATTAACACTAATTAGCTCTTCTTTGATCAGTTCTAAATCAAAATTTAAAGAAGGGTTTATTTTTTTAATAAAAATGGTTCTTAAAAATGGTAACAAAGGGATTCTCCGTTCATTTATAATAAAATTAATCAATAACAAAAAACTCCAAACACCTTTATAATGAAATTTAACAAATTTGAATAATTGATATATTGAAGCCTTTTCTTCGTTATTTGAACTAATATCGTTGATAAGTCTTGGCTCAGAATAACAAAATAATCCTTTAGATATCCCTATCTTGGCTATTGAATTTAAAACAAAATCAAAAGACTCATTTAGGTTTATTTGTTTTTTAAATTTCAAAAGTTGAGATGCATGAATAGCTCCAATCTGGCTACTCATAAACCATGTTGGATATTTAACTTTCTTACCTACTTTTAAAAAAGGAGCGCCATCAACATAGCCTATTTGTTTAGGCAGATATTGATTTTGACTATAAGACAGCATCATATTTTTAAGATAAAAAGACTCTTTTAATCCTTCAATATTAAAAGATGACTCTAATGAGTCCTGACACCAAACTAACAAACGCTCTTTATATTTATTTGCCATATAAAATAAAGCATCTATTGGTTTCTTCATAGTATTATCAATCAATCGATTATTCTCTAAATCAATGACTCTTATAACGGCTCCATTTTTATGTATTAATAAAATCATTTACTCAAAATAGATTTATAATACTTAATATTAATATCTGCATTTTTATCTATGTCGAAAAGTGTTTCTACTTTCTTTCTTGCGGCTTTACCTATTTGATTGCACAAGTTTTCATCACTTAACAATTCAAGCAATCTTTTAGCATATATTTCTGTCTTAGAAGGGTGTACTAGATAACCGTTAATACCATCATCAATAAGTTCTTGTGCCCACCCAATACTTGTGTTAACTACTGGTTTTTGCATCGCCATAGATTCTATCGTTACCATACCTAAAGTTTCTGCGAAAGATGGGTAAGTACAAACGTGTGCTTTTTTTATTTGTTCTTTAACTTCAGAATAAGGAATTTTTCCTAAATAATGAACCTGTTTCTTTGCTTCTTCAGAAAAAATTTGGGCCATTAGTTTATAAGTAGATTTTTCTCCTGTTTTAATATCTGAAGCATCATTTCCTATAAGAATTAATTTTGTTTTTGGGTTTTGCTTAACTACTTTATTAAATATCTCTGCTAATTCTAAAACTCCTTTTTTTCTTATGATAGTGCCTATATATAATATAGTGTCTCTCTCGTAACCTTTAAGGGCATTATTTTCGAAATTTTCTAATTGTAAACCATAATGAATGGTTTTAATTTTATTCTCATCTAAACTAAATATTTTTTTAGTTTCTATACCAGCATAAGTAGTTGGAGCAATAAAAGCTGACGCTCTCTTTAAAGCTATCTTTTCAAACATAAAGTTCTTAAACTTTTGTTTTCTATTTTCTAATCTACAAAAATAGGCATCACTCCCATGAAACCGAATAACCAAAAGTGCTTTTAAATTCATAAAAGCTGTTATCCCAGTCCAATCTGGAGCTTCTAAAATATCTATCCCTTTTTTTACTACTATTTTATTTACATAATTTTGAATATACTTTCTGTAATAATACCAGGTAAACAATTTATAAGTTTTTTTCTTAATAAGGTGAATCTCTACACCTTCATCATCAATGATTTTATTTTCATTTTGGTGATATACAAATACTGTAACTTCAATATCTTTTTTCACCAAAGCAATTGCCAAGTTTTTTATACTGGTGGCAATCCCTGCTGCATGTTTTACTTTAGGATGTGGATATTCTGATGTTATAAATCCTATTTTCATTTTATCTAATTAGTTACGCTTATCAAAAATCATATTATTTATATAATCAGCTACTTTATTGGAAAATATATTTGCTCCTTCTAAATTTAAATGCGATTTATCATAAAACTTAGTTTTATCGTAAGTTAAGGTGTCTTTAAAAAAGTTAATATATCTAATTTTATTTTTTAATGCTATTTCAGATAAAACACTATCTACATAATCACTTCGTTTTTTTCTATAATTATTGGCTTTATAATATTTAGGTGATCTTATAAAACAAACTTGAATTTTATTCTTTTTACAAAATAAAATGATGCCGTTTAATTCTTCTATGCCTTTTTTATAAATATTTTGGAAGTCCATTTTATCTTTATTTAGCAAACGTTTACTAAATATGGCCCAATTATTTTCATCCCATAATTTATCATGTGGTTTGAAGCCTTTATAAATATGACCACAATCGTTAGTGTTTCCTATAGCCTTTAGCTTATTAAAAACTTGCATCTCATACCCTCTGTATTTATACATTGGTATTAGCTTTTCATAATAATAATCTTCATCAACATATTTCGCTACATTTTGGTATTCTTTCTTACTAGTGTAAGGTAAGTATTGAAACTTCTCAAATAAACTATTTGAGGTTCCTAAAATATTATTGTCTACATCTATTATTAATAATTTCGGCAGTTTATTATTATTATTAATGTAAGATTGCCATCTAATTTTTAAAATATTTAGAGGCGTGCCACTTACTCCTAAATTATAAGTTGAATGTTTTGTTAAATCCTCAATAATCCCGGGGTTATAATGCGCCTCTGCTTTTGAATTCCCAATAATAACAATTTCTGAATTTATCTTACCGTTAAAGATTTTGTGCCAAACATTATCACAAATGGCATCATTATCCAAAGCTATATCCAAAGTAAATTGAATTGAATATAATATTAAATACAGTAATAAAAAGGTTTTAAATATTTTAACAAGAAACTTTCTCAAAATTGAAAATAAATAAAAGAATTAGCCATATTATTTAAGGATAAAATTATCCCCAATACTGTAATTAAATAAAAAAATGGTTTTATTATTTTGTCTTTTATTAAATGATTAGTATCAATAAACACATGTGATTTATTTCTATAAAACCAATCTATAGCAACAAAAAAAGTAAGATAAAAAAGTAAAACTTTTATACTTTGGTTACTTAATTGCAAATAGCTTAGATTAAAAAAATTTGCTTTTTTAAAAATACGACTAATATATTCAAAAGCTATAGATATATTTTCAGATCTAAAAAATATCCAAGCAAAAATAGTAAGTGCAAATGTTATTGTCATACTTAAGAAAGTATTTATAGTTTCAATAAAATTGTTTGTTGAAACCATAGTTTCATTTAAACCAGAAGATTTCAAAATAAATGAGGGTAAATAATAAACGGCATTTAAAACTCCCCAAAAAATAAATGTCCAATTAGCACCATGCCAAAATCCACTAACAATAAAAACAATAAATATATTTCTAACGACTATAATTGATTTTCTTTTTGATCCTCCTAATGGGAAATACAAATAATCTCTAAACCAATTAGATAAAGATATATGCCAACGCCTCCAAAATTCAGGAATACTTTTAGAAAAATAGGGGGTTTTAAAATTTGTCATTAAATCAACGCCAAAAATTTTAGCAATTCCAATAGCCATATCTGAATAACCTGAGAAATCTCCATATATCTGAAATGCAAAAAGTACAGCACCAATAATTAGTACACTTCCTGAATAATTTGAATAATTGGCAAAAATATCGTTAACAAAAGGAGCACAAGAATCTGCTATAACGATCTTTTTAAATAAACCCCATAATATTTGTTGAACACCTTGCTTTCCTTTTCTGTAATCAAAAACACGTAGCTTATAGAACTGTGGTAATAATTTTGAAGCTTTTTCAATTGGCCCAGCTACCAATTGCGGAAAAAAGCTAACAAAAACAGAGAAAGCAATAAAATCTTTGGTTGGCTCTAGTTTCTTTTTATAAACATCTATAGTATAGCTTAGCGTTTGAAACGTATAAAAACTGATTCCTACTGGCAATATAATTTCTAATGAGCTTACTTGTATTTCATTTCCAAAAAATGAGAATACTGTCACAAAATTATCTATAAAAAAGTTATAATACTTGAAAAATCCTAGTAACCCTAAATTGACTAATACACTTGTTATCAATAAAACTTTTCGTCTTTTTAAATGATTTTCTTTTGAAAGGCCTAATCCAATCGAAAAATCTACAATCGTACTAAAAATTATTAAAAACAAAAACCGATAATCCCACCATCCATAGAATACATAGCTAGCTACTAATAACAAAATGTTTTGATATTTGTAACTCTTTGTTGCAACAAACCAATATAATATAAAAACTATAGGCAAAAAAATTGCAAAATCGATGGAGTTAAAAAGCATTTAAAATTTCAGTAGTTATATATTTACAATCCTAATTAAAAAAGGTTATCTATGGCTTTCCATATATTTTCTGAAGCTTTGGTTGGTGTTTTTCCAGCCACAATTTTATACCACTCTAAACACTCGTCTACATTTGACAATTGACCATCTATAATTTTCTTTACTAATCCTTTTAAATCTTTCTTATCTGAACAGAAGACAGCAGCTTTATTACTCGGCATAGATCTAAAATGTACATATTTATAATTTTGTCCTATATCTCGAATTCCTTTTTTAAGTTGTGGCTGTTCATAATTATAGTATATACAAGGTTTGTTGTGTGCTACAAAATCAAATACTGTTGATGAGCATACATTAGTTACAAATTCACTATGCTCACAAACATTATACAACATTTTAAAGTCTTTTTTAGTGGGTAATACATGATTCCATTGGCTACCTACCTGACTCCAAATAGGGTCTAAAACTTCTATAATATCTTTATTTTCTTCAATAATAGCATCATATCTAGGAGTAAAATCTACAGGACATTTTCTATAAATAATACCTAAATTTTCTCCTTTGGTATTTAAATCCCTAACTGCATTAGCTAAATCTTCTAAATAATATTGATCTAATGGTGACGTCGTTTCATCATCACCAGAATAGCAGATATACTTTTTATTTATATCTAAATCGTATTCTTTAAAAAACGCTTCTCTTGTTTGTAATAATGATTTATCATAATGAGGTTCAAATTGAGGTGTTCCTGTTACAATAACTTGTTCCTCTTTAACAAATGGATAATATTGTAATACTTGTGATTTCATAAGATCACTCCAAACAAAATAATAATCGGTTTCTACCACTTGCATTGCTTTTGGGACATTATCCCAGGAATATACAAAGGCAACTGTAGGAATTCCTAAATCTTTAGCAGCTAGTAAAGCACTAATAGATTGTGTTGCACGCTGTGTTGTACAAAACACTAAATCTGGCTTATGATCTTCTAATTGCGCTTTACAATAACTATATTTTGATGTAGAACGCTCTAACTTATTTATCTTTTGTCTTAGTTTAACAACACCCTTTTCTGAAGAATACAAACCAACCAACCACTTTACATATAGGCTTTTAAAGCTGTTTTTAAGTCCTTTAAAATTAAAAGGAAACTTGTATGTTAGATAAACATTATCATTAAATTTATCTCTGGACACATTTAATTCAGCTCGCTTTCTTGCTCTAGAATAAATTGATAATAAAGAATGACTGGAATGATCTTCAATCTTAACTTCATTAAATCCTAAGTTTTCTTTAAGTGAAAATATAGTATTATTCCAATATGTGATATCAAACCCTTTTTGTTCTCCAATACTTTTAAAATCTGTAAAAGCAAAATTTCTTAAACCAACACCATCTGGAAAAAAAACAAAAACTTTTTTTTTCATTTATAAATCAATTTTTAAATGGACACACTGCCATTAATTTAGTACACAATACATCAATCACTCCATTTTCGGGAAGTGATTTCCTATTATTAAAAAGATTCTGTAATTCTACCATGCCCATTTTTTCGTCTTTTATATAAGATTCATAAGCAGGGATTTTAACAGATTCAAAATAGTCCTGGTATTTTATATCGTCTCCAAAAATAGCTCCAGAAAACTTTTGCCATACAGCTGGAATCCCATATGCATGTGCTACAATAATTCCATGTAATGAGGATGACACTATTTTTTCACACTTTAAAAACTGATCTGTAGTTTCCTCTATATTATTTGTCATCAAGTCTATTAATAGAATGGAATCTTCATTTTTATATAAGCTTTTCATTTTCTTGTAATCACTATAGTGAGGAATAATTCCTATACTATACTCCTTCTTTATTTTAGGATTATAATGTCTTGATAATAATAAAGCTGGGTCTCCATATATTTCAGGCACATCATAACCTTGAGATATTAAATGTGCTCTAGTCTGTGGGCCTCTAACTGCTAAAAACTTAGCCTTTTTAATAGGGTATTCTTTAGAAACAATACCACTTCCCCATACAATACATTTATGATTAACATTTGTTAAAATACTACCTATAGTTACATAAATTGGGCTAAATAGGTCAAATATGGAAAATCGAGAAGGCTTACTCCAAACTACTTTTTTATTAGATATTTTTTCGACAAGGTATTTACCAAGAAGATCTCCATAATTTTCTTTAGACTTCCCTTGTAGTTTAATTTCATTCCACCAAAATAATCTAATCCTATTTGATGAGAACATTGTTATACTTTTTGGTTTTTTAGTTTATCGCGTTGCACCTGCTCTATAGGCAATATATCTTGATGTTTAAATTGTAAAGCTTTATAAACAGCATTTACATCTCTAGATAGTTTTCGTAATCCCATTGGTTCTAAAGAAGCTGCATGATCTGTACCTTTCCAGGTACGATCTATAGTATAATGTCTTTCTATAATATTTGCCCCTAAAGTATAGGCTGCAACATCGACTGCTATTCCTAAATGATGCCCAGAAAACCCAACATGTTTTATATCAGTTCCATATTTCTCTTTTAGTAAATTAATATCTAAAAGACATACATCTTCAAACGGAACTGGATACCCCGAAGTACAGTTATAAAGGACTAAATCTTTACTTCTATTATACTTTTTAAAGAAGCCTACTAAATCCTCAATTTCATCTTTAGTAGTCATACCTGTTGAAATATGTAATTCCCCTTTGTAGTTTTCACATAACCATTCTAACATTGCAAGATTATTATTACATGCAGAAGGGATTTTAATAAATTCAGGATTTAAAGATGCAATCTCCTTTGCTGATGTTAAATCCCAAACTGACGTAGAATAGGTTATACCGATATCTTCACAAAATAATTTTAATTCTCGATGTTGATTAACATCAAATTCTAAAAACTCTCTATGTGCTCCATAGGTTTCCCCATAAGAATTCACTGGATTTGGATGTGGTTGATTGTATTGTTCTTCTGTTAATAATTCTTTATTGTTTCGCTTTTGAAATTTTACGGCATCTACATTGCAAAATATCTTAGCAACTTTAATAAGTTCTTTTGCAATCTCCATATCTCCTTTATGATTGCATCCAATTTCGGCTATTATATAGGGTTTTTTATATTTATTCATAGGGTTTGAGACTTCTTAAAATCTTTTATTATAATTCATTATAAACTGACATGCTTCTCGAATTGCTCCTGCTCCAGAATTTTTAGAAAGCACTACATCTGCATGTTGCTTTACAATACTGGTGGCATTATTTGGTGCTAATGACCAACCTACACTACATATATTTGTGAGATCGTTAACATCATCACCTACATAGGCTATGTTACTTAAATCGATTCCTTTATCTGATACAATTTTATTCAGCAATGTATATTTATCTTTCACGCCTAAAAATACATGCTCTATTTTTAGTTTTTGCATCCGTTTAGAAACGAGTTGTGAATCTTCCGATGTCATCACCATAACTTCAACATTAAATTGCCTTAAAATTTCGAGCCCCATACCATCCCTCATATCAAAACTTTTAGTATGCTCTCCGTCTTTGGTATAGGTTATCGTTCCATCTGTAAAGACACCATCAACATCTAAAACAACATGTGTTATTTTCTTTGATTCTTTTTCTCGTTTTTGCCTTTCAATTAATAGACTTTCAATAGCAATCCAATCAGATTCTGTATCAATTTCCATTAAAGATTCGTCTGCCATCTTTACAATAGCGACGTTATCTCCTAATCTATTTTTATTCTTTTTCAAAGCTTCTTTAGAAACAACATAGACAGCTCCATTCTCTATCAACAGTCCTTCAAAATCTTGACGCCTCGGTCTTTTAAGAGGATTATAATTTATTGGTGTTCCGTTTTCCTTCCATAAAAAACGATGTGTATTTACAACCGTAAGAGTCGAATCATATTCATTACCAATTTTAGCTAAACAAGCATTGATATCATCTCTTCTTGTAAAAGGAGAGGTCGCTTGTAACAGACAAAAGATATCAAAATCATAATTTATAGATTTGCCAAATTCTAACATAGCAAATTCTGTTGATGCGGTATCGCTTGCACTTTTTTCACTTCTTAACAAAGCTTTTACCTTATCAGTCCAACTATACTCTTTTGTTATAAATTCAATAATACCTTCATCATCTGTATAAACATAAATAGCATCAAGTTCAGAAAAAATAGCTTCTCCTAAAACCCATGTAAATAATGGTCTTCCAACCATTTTACGTTTATTTTTATTTGGTATTCCTTTTGAACCTTTTCTTAATGGAATAAAACCTATTTTTTTCATTATTGCTAAATAGTTAGTTAAAAAAAGAACAATCGCTAAAATACAGATTTTTACGAACGAAAAAATAAGAAAGCAACAATAAAATGCCTAATAAAAGAATTAATCCAAAGGGTTT from Flavivirga abyssicola includes the following:
- a CDS encoding glycosyltransferase family 28 protein; the encoded protein is MKKKVFVFFPDGVGLRNFAFTDFKSIGEQKGFDITYWNNTIFSLKENLGFNEVKIEDHSSHSLLSIYSRARKRAELNVSRDKFNDNVYLTYKFPFNFKGLKNSFKSLYVKWLVGLYSSEKGVVKLRQKINKLERSTSKYSYCKAQLEDHKPDLVFCTTQRATQSISALLAAKDLGIPTVAFVYSWDNVPKAMQVVETDYYFVWSDLMKSQVLQYYPFVKEEQVIVTGTPQFEPHYDKSLLQTREAFFKEYDLDINKKYICYSGDDETTSPLDQYYLEDLANAVRDLNTKGENLGIIYRKCPVDFTPRYDAIIEENKDIIEVLDPIWSQVGSQWNHVLPTKKDFKMLYNVCEHSEFVTNVCSSTVFDFVAHNKPCIYYNYEQPQLKKGIRDIGQNYKYVHFRSMPSNKAAVFCSDKKDLKGLVKKIIDGQLSNVDECLEWYKIVAGKTPTKASENIWKAIDNLF
- a CDS encoding glycosyltransferase family 2 protein, with the protein product MILLIHKNGAVIRVIDLENNRLIDNTMKKPIDALFYMANKYKERLLVWCQDSLESSFNIEGLKESFYLKNMMLSYSQNQYLPKQIGYVDGAPFLKVGKKVKYPTWFMSSQIGAIHASQLLKFKKQINLNESFDFVLNSIAKIGISKGLFCYSEPRLINDISSNNEEKASIYQLFKFVKFHYKGVWSFLLLINFIINERRIPLLPFLRTIFIKKINPSLNFDLELIKEELISVNSTVDIIIPTLGRKEHVYNFLTDLSNQSQIPNQVIIVEQNGDTNSKSDLGFISNKTWAFKIIHKFIHQTGACNARNLALEHVSSDYVFFADDDIRVKPSFIETTLKTMNRLRFQAVTLSCLRENDIKKLDKTMQWIAFGSGCSFVKRSCLKDMLFDMKYEFGFGEDIDFGMQLRNKGTDVIYLPEPEIIHIKAPIGGFRSKINYPWNNDVLQPKPSPTVMLNKLENTTKWQLLGYKTTLFLQFYKSQNIKNPIKYLSRYKKQWRVSEIWANKLKEMEK
- a CDS encoding MBOAT family O-acyltransferase; its protein translation is MLLVASYVFYGWWDYRFLFLIIFSTIVDFSIGLGLSKENHLKRRKVLLITSVLVNLGLLGFFKYYNFFIDNFVTVFSFFGNEIQVSSLEIILPVGISFYTFQTLSYTIDVYKKKLEPTKDFIAFSVFVSFFPQLVAGPIEKASKLLPQFYKLRVFDYRKGKQGVQQILWGLFKKIVIADSCAPFVNDIFANYSNYSGSVLIIGAVLFAFQIYGDFSGYSDMAIGIAKIFGVDLMTNFKTPYFSKSIPEFWRRWHISLSNWFRDYLYFPLGGSKRKSIIVVRNIFIVFIVSGFWHGANWTFIFWGVLNAVYYLPSFILKSSGLNETMVSTNNFIETINTFLSMTITFALTIFAWIFFRSENISIAFEYISRIFKKANFFNLSYLQLSNQSIKVLLFYLTFFVAIDWFYRNKSHVFIDTNHLIKDKIIKPFFYLITVLGIILSLNNMANSFIYFQF
- a CDS encoding N-acetylneuraminate synthase family protein, whose amino-acid sequence is MNKYKKPYIIAEIGCNHKGDMEIAKELIKVAKIFCNVDAVKFQKRNNKELLTEEQYNQPHPNPVNSYGETYGAHREFLEFDVNQHRELKLFCEDIGITYSTSVWDLTSAKEIASLNPEFIKIPSACNNNLAMLEWLCENYKGELHISTGMTTKDEIEDLVGFFKKYNRSKDLVLYNCTSGYPVPFEDVCLLDINLLKEKYGTDIKHVGFSGHHLGIAVDVAAYTLGANIIERHYTIDRTWKGTDHAASLEPMGLRKLSRDVNAVYKALQFKHQDILPIEQVQRDKLKNQKV
- a CDS encoding polysaccharide pyruvyl transferase family protein, whose product is MFSSNRIRLFWWNEIKLQGKSKENYGDLLGKYLVEKISNKKVVWSKPSRFSIFDLFSPIYVTIGSILTNVNHKCIVWGSGIVSKEYPIKKAKFLAVRGPQTRAHLISQGYDVPEIYGDPALLLSRHYNPKIKKEYSIGIIPHYSDYKKMKSLYKNEDSILLIDLMTNNIEETTDQFLKCEKIVSSSLHGIIVAHAYGIPAVWQKFSGAIFGDDIKYQDYFESVKIPAYESYIKDEKMGMVELQNLFNNRKSLPENGVIDVLCTKLMAVCPFKN
- a CDS encoding glycosyltransferase family 4 protein; the encoded protein is MKIGFITSEYPHPKVKHAAGIATSIKNLAIALVKKDIEVTVFVYHQNENKIIDDEGVEIHLIKKKTYKLFTWYYYRKYIQNYVNKIVVKKGIDILEAPDWTGITAFMNLKALLVIRFHGSDAYFCRLENRKQKFKNFMFEKIALKRASAFIAPTTYAGIETKKIFSLDENKIKTIHYGLQLENFENNALKGYERDTILYIGTIIRKKGVLELAEIFNKVVKQNPKTKLILIGNDASDIKTGEKSTYKLMAQIFSEEAKKQVHYLGKIPYSEVKEQIKKAHVCTYPSFAETLGMVTIESMAMQKPVVNTSIGWAQELIDDGINGYLVHPSKTEIYAKRLLELLSDENLCNQIGKAARKKVETLFDIDKNADINIKYYKSILSK
- a CDS encoding FkbM family methyltransferase, whose protein sequence is MLKILNLPFKIITHYKALGVQGMMLLFKRNIKSLKFFNITLPKHNSPVLLRNNTSDIGVFYQVFLAKSYNLNYYIDPKIIIDCGANIGLSSVFFKNKFPDAKIIAIEPEQSNFELLEKNTKNYNNVFCINSGIWNKSTNLKIKSNSANWDFTVEEVDYKNEDTIPAISIKNIMDDYDIKQIDILKIDIEGSEKELFEEDYEYWMQRTKVLIIELHDGLREGASKSFFSAISKFNFRMTKKDENLVFYLK
- a CDS encoding glycosyltransferase family 2 protein produces the protein MKFTLIICTYMRDEPLLKLLFSIKEQTLYPNEILIIDGSLNDKTKQALEINKFENLKYHKVDEKNRGLTKQRNYGINLVSDESEIICFLDDDIILTPDYFENLIKTYSLCTDALAVGGYIINEVVWEKASETINPNKFYYDGWMRNEPSRFKLRYKFGLQPDAAPGFLPTFSHGRSIGFLPPSREIYQVEQIMGGVSSYKKEVFSNLSFSTYFEGYGLYEDADFSLRLAKIGKLYVNTSAQLYHYHDDSGRPNKFKYGKMVIRNGWYIWRVKYPNPVFKARIKWHATAFLLTVVRLSNIVNTNQKKSALSESLGRIIGWFSLIFSKPNIKA